A region of the Kwoniella shandongensis chromosome 11, complete sequence genome:
TGTCGGGCACCatcgaggagaggggagCACGACGGAGGGGTTATGACAGGGATAAAACGTCTAGACTCACATCGATAGCACCGACTGTGTCCGCCAGACCTCTCGCTGTCTTGTTGTGGCACGACAACAATCTGATTAGTGGTTTCGGATCCTCGACCCGGAGGGGATCACTGAACGAGTTGACGTATTGCTGCAGCTTCATTCTATCAGCTGTCTAGCGCTATAGCCCGGCTGAGCTAGTGAGACGTGTTGAGTAGTATGATGCCGTCGAGTCGAACTGGAGTCAATAGAGCACGCTTCAGTGAGACCAACTTGTGTTTTGGAAAGTTGGGTTAAGATGGAGGTTCGCTCTCGAGTGACGCACGAGTGACTGGAACCGGAACTTTGGATGATCCACCCATTTAAGACGAAAAAAGTTGGCAGATTAATTATTTCCACCGGATCCGAGGAGTggatgaatgaatgaaatGAGCTGACTACTGCTGCTTGATCGATTTATTTGCGTCTTGCATCGATTGTTACCCATCACCTCTTAAGTTATATAAACGGCCTTTGCTTGACTACATATTTGTTTCTCCCCAAAAGATCTAACACGAGCACTACAAGGCTCAGAAACACCAACCCTCCGACTCCCCGAACCTTAAGGAAAGACATATAAACAGTACATTTTGTCATCATGGCTGTCCGTGAGTTAGCTTCAAAGACTATCCAGTGTTAAAACTCCATGCTGATCGTGAGACGACCACAGGTGCACAATTCGAGAACTCTACCGACATCGGTGTCTTCTCCAAGCTCACCAATGCGTGAGTTGTTCTGCGTGATAAGACTGACTTGACTAatgtccctcctcctcttgtGTGTAGTTACTGTCTCACCGCCCTTGCTTCCTCTACCAACTTTTACTCTGTGTTCGAGGCCGAGCTTGACGGTGTTATCCCCATCGTACACACGACGATCGGTGGTACCCGAATCGTCGGTCGATTGACCGCTGGAAACAGACACGGTCTCctcgtcccttcttccacgaCCGATCAAGAACTCCAACATCTCCGAAACGCCCTCCCTCCCGCCGTCGCCATCCAGcgtgtggaagagagactcTCCGCTCTCGGAAACGTCATTGCGTGTAACGATTATGTGGCTTTGGTCCATCCTGATATCGATAGAGAGACAGAGGAGATCATCGCGGATACTTTGAAAGTGGAAGTTTTTAGACAGACAGTAGCAAGTAATGTCCTCGTTGGAAGTTATTGTGCCCTGTCAAATCAAGTGGGTCAAAACCTGACAGTCCCACTATGTCAATGGTACGACTTGCTGACAGTTCCACGCTTCACTCTGACAGGGCGGTCTCGTTCATCCCAAAACCTCTCGATCTGAACTCGACGAAttgtcttcccttctccaagtCCCCCTCGTCGCAGGAACAGTCAACAGAGGTTCCGAGGTTATCGGTGCCGGTCTCGTCGTCAACGATTGGTGCGCTTTCACAGGGTTGGATACCACCGCCACTGAAGTCAGCGTTATCGAGGCTACCTTCCGTGAGTCCGGTCGAGCAAGCCAACTCGTCTCCCATGATGCTAgtaagctgacatcttctccctccccttACAGACCTACAAGGACAAACGTCTGCTGCTGTCATCACTGAGATGCGTGATAGTTTGATCGACAACTACGCTTAAGCGATAAGCAAAACCGGGTCGTAGGAAAGGATGGCATTGATCGCGATCAAGCATGTGGATGGAAGATATACCTCAATTATATACCTGTAATTAGATCAGCTTAAGCTTTTACCAAGCTCATAAGTGGAGAATGCAAGAGACCGTATAGACGAGTCAGAGTCTCAAGTTCTCCTCGTTGAAAGGCTGAATTGAATGGACGCGGGATCTTTCTTCAAGAGGTACAGTTTGAAGCGAGATCTGAGATTCGAAGGTGCAGTTGGAGGTCTAGATTGGTTGTTCCGGTCTGCTACTTCTTTTTAGGTCAAGATAGATCGAcatgtcgatgtcgttgacACTGTATCACTGATTTCCGGTATATGATCACACATCTCATTCCTGACATGCTATTTTTGAGGAGTGAACGACAAAACAAGCTCATGGACATGCTGTTAACATTCCTATCGAACGCGCACGGAAAGAGGGAGCAGACTCTGACAAAGGACAATCCCTTCTGTTTCGATGAGAACAACAAATCTTCCCGGGTAATCAATGTCAGCAATTCAAGTTCGCGTCATTTTGtcagatcatcatcattgatcGAATGCTCTTTGCGTCGGGTTCAGCGTAGAAAGCCATATCTATCGCCTATGAAATGTACCATGTACTATAAACACGTTTGCATAtcgttcatcttcttccttcctaaTTACTCATAGATTTACATCATAACCCCAACGAAGGTAACACTCCAAAAAAGCAAATAACAAATACGAAGTAATAAAAGGTAACAATATATTCAGAATGAGAAGGACTAAGAGCTGGGAGGGAGTATCGGACGAGTTACATATACCTCAACATGATGTGTAGGGAGAAAGTGTGAATGAATGGTCTATGATGGACGTGGAATGCAAGTTGATGGGGGAAATACTATAAACAACGAATGGGTGGAGACAGAACAGAAAAGAGGTGAGACTACGCTCGAGTAGGCATCGCCGAAGCGTGCTTCAGGAACCCGCACAGCGCACCGAGCGGGTTCTCCCTCGCACTGGGTCCGACTGTCGAGTTTCGTAATCCCATCCCCGATTGCAGCTTGAGACCACCCATCAACATTGCCAAACTGTCTTCCTCAatttccaccttctccttctcgttgcTGACCACACGGAGCTTGGCAGTACCGGTGACGACGGCAGCGAGCTTGTCGGTGTCGAGAGTCTTGCCGCCGCTTGATGTGAAGGCAGACCAGAATGAGCTGGCCAATTTCGATGATATATGGCTGGATGCGGCtgcagcagcggcagcggccaCTGAAACGTCCTGCTTTTCCTCCACAAAGAATTTCGGTCGCATATCGCTGGCAAGGTTGGTCTTGTCCGCAGCCGCTTCGCGAGCGAGTCGAGACCACATTTGCATTCGGTAGCTATCCATGGATCGAAGGGAAAACGGCGTGTTTTCTGACCATTCAGAGAAGGTTTGAGTCGTGTCCTTCCCATTGCCAGGATTGGCAAGGGAGTTACCACGAGCACTGACACCGTCCTCGTTGAGGAGCGGGTTGAGGTTGACCCGAGGTAAGTCGGCGATAGATCGAAGTGGAGGCgagggagtggagggaaggacgaggtcggGAGTGAACATTGTGTGGCAGATGGTCGAACCACCTCCGAACATGTTGTCGTTGCCGCCCCAAGCACCCTTgagagtggatgggatgTCCTTGCGGGGGTTGTATGTGTTGATAGGTGTCTGACTTCGTCGAATGGTGTTGGGTCCAGGTCCCGCAGCGGCGTTCACGGACGAGAGGGAAGGCGACATGGCAAGAGCGTTGACCATGGCTGGTGAGATTGACGCCTTGTTCGCGCTCTCGGGGTGAAGGATCGACATGGTGCTCTGCTTGAGTGCAGCCAGTTCCCGTCTAGATATGAGTAAACAGAATCAGCGGCAGTTCAGATTCCAGAGAAACTTGACAACCCACCTTAAATCCTGGTTCTCGGTTCGAGAGTTGACCAGCTCGctcctcatctcgtcgaTAACACTGTCCCTGTCCTTGATGTGCGCCTCGAGCGTACCGATGTAATCCTTTCGTCGGGTTCGGAATGCACGAGCACTGAGCTTGTTACGAAGTTgtcgcttctccttcgacgAGAGCTTCTTGTACTCCTCGGGCGATGGTCGCCAcgactcgtcgtcgtcaagatcttcatcgtcacctcGAACAACAGACGACATGCCACCACCCTTCTTGCCACCCTTGCCCTTACCAGCGGAAAAGATAGCAGGGAGAGGAACGAGTCGCTCGATCTTGTGATCGAGATCATCGGTCATGTTGCTAAAGGTAGACTCCTGTCGGACATTACGTTTGGCTTCTGTAGAtgcatcctcctcgtcgacagagCGGAGAATCTCGACATCCATGTCGGTGTTGTCGGTTGCTCGTTGAGCAGGGACCGCCGCCGGAGCAGGGGGACTAACATTGGTAGAAGCCGAGGTTGATGTCGCTTGGGCAGAAGacgtcgagggtgagtttgagaaCACCATTGAGGGTTGAATTGTGCTTGGGGCGATTGGAGCAGCAGTGGCGTTGTTGGCCGGGGTGGGTGCACTGGCGATCTCAACACCGAATTGCGATTGGTAATTGAGGATGTTCTCCATTAACTGTTGAAGAGCGAGTTGTTGATCGACAGGCAATCCGGGGAAGACGTTGGCGTCTACAGGGGTTGCCGCAGCTTGTTGAAGTGGTTGAGGGATAGGCATGGGCCTGGCTTGAGTCGGTGATCCCGAACTCGATGACTCGCCAAAGGTGAAATCCATTGGTTCTTGCTTAACCTTGATCGTGTCCTGGACAGGAACGCTAATTGTCTTGGCCTCTGCTGCGAAAGAGAAGTCGAGAGGGAAATCCATGCTGGAGTCAAGGAAATCGAAGTTGTTCTGAGGGTTAAGGAAAGGCTCTTGTGAATTGGAGAAAGGGAGTGGTGATGGCGTGCTGTTGGGTGAAGTTGTGTTGGGGGAATGAGTGTGCGACTGTGTGCCGGGAATAGCAAGGAATGCCGTCAGCCAGTGGTCGACTTCTGCACCCATGGTAAAATGGTACGGGGAGGAAACACTCACACTAGCATCGCCGGCCGAGTCGAACTCGTCGAAGTTGAATAAATCCTCAAAGCCCTGCACAGACTTCTCGGGAACGAAACtcatgtcgatgtcgtctgCGTTGGAGGAAGCGGTGAGAGTGGGTGAGAAGAGTGTGGGTGACATGTTGAGCGGCTAGATACGATCTTTGTGAGGTTATAAGGGGGAGGTATGGGGGTTGTGAGGCGTTGCTAGAAATGGGGAAGGCGGTATAAGTACTTTGAAACAAAACAAGATGTGATGGGGTCCGTGGGAATAGACCAGCAAACACAGCCCTGGCCGTTATCGAAACCCCTTTGAAGGAGGATTGATGCGCTCCACTGTGATTGTATGCAGGACAGTGTGACGCTGtgtggaaggaagggggaaggaagagatatagcgagactcacctcgacgatcgaagtgtggtgtgtgtgtgtgtgggagTGTGTATGCGTATGAGTGGATCGAGCGTTGAATTGTATGCGCGACCGTCTCTCGCCACTATTGCGTTGGTTGTCAATTGATGATTTGTGTAGTCCTGTTGTGATTTACTGAGctttcaccatcctccttcaaagATGGGGATACGATCAACGTAGTAAAGTGCAATGTAGGTATGATacgagaaaggagaaaggaaagaaagagggaaagtgAATTAAGTTGTGTGTCGATTTGAACGGGGTTG
Encoded here:
- a CDS encoding eukaryotic translation initiation factor 6 — encoded protein: MAVRAQFENSTDIGVFSKLTNAYCLTALASSTNFYSVFEAELDGVIPIVHTTIGGTRIVGRLTAGNRHGLLVPSSTTDQELQHLRNALPPAVAIQRVEERLSALGNVIACNDYVALVHPDIDRETEEIIADTLKVEVFRQTVASNVLVGSYCALSNQGGLVHPKTSRSELDELSSLLQVPLVAGTVNRGSEVIGAGLVVNDWCAFTGLDTTATEVSVIEATFHLQGQTSAAVITEMRDSLIDNYA